From Domibacillus sp. DTU_2020_1001157_1_SI_ALB_TIR_016, a single genomic window includes:
- the trmFO gene encoding FADH(2)-oxidizing methylenetetrahydrofolate--tRNA-(uracil(54)-C(5))-methyltransferase TrmFO: MNQPINVIGAGLAGSEAAFQIAERGLQVRLYEMRPVKQTPAHHTDKFAELVCSNSLRANGLTNAVGVLKEEMRRLNSVIISSADACAVPAGGALAVDRHEFAGHVTERVKNHPNVTVINEEVTEIPEGITIIATGPLTTSGLAEKIKELTGEEYLYFYDAAAPIVEKDSIDMNIVYLKSRYDKGEAAYLNCPMNEEEFDRFYEALIAAETVPLKEFEKEIFFEGCMPIEVMASRGKKTMLFGPMKPVGLEDPRTGKRPYAVVQLRQDNAAGTLYNIVGFQTHLKWGPQKEVLQLIPGLQNVEIVRYGVMHRNTFINSPKALLPTYQLKSRPTLFFAGQMTGVEGYVESAASGLMAGINAARLALGQDPVTAPQETAIGGMAHYITHTSPDNFQPMNANFGLFPALPEKIKGKKERYKALAGRALETIQTFSKSL; the protein is encoded by the coding sequence ATGAATCAACCAATTAACGTAATCGGAGCGGGACTTGCGGGCAGCGAAGCCGCCTTTCAAATAGCAGAACGGGGCTTGCAGGTCCGCTTATACGAAATGCGCCCGGTTAAACAAACACCAGCGCATCATACAGATAAATTTGCCGAGCTTGTGTGCAGCAATTCATTGCGGGCAAACGGGCTGACAAATGCGGTTGGCGTGTTAAAAGAAGAAATGCGCCGTTTAAATTCAGTGATTATCAGTTCAGCAGATGCATGTGCGGTTCCGGCGGGCGGTGCACTGGCTGTAGACCGGCATGAATTTGCGGGACACGTAACAGAGCGGGTGAAAAATCATCCGAATGTAACCGTGATTAATGAAGAAGTAACGGAAATTCCAGAAGGGATTACCATTATTGCAACAGGTCCTCTGACAACGAGCGGATTAGCTGAAAAAATAAAAGAGCTTACAGGGGAAGAATATTTATACTTTTATGACGCGGCAGCACCGATTGTTGAAAAAGACAGTATTGATATGAATATTGTGTATTTAAAATCCCGCTATGACAAAGGGGAAGCGGCTTATTTAAACTGCCCGATGAATGAAGAAGAGTTTGACCGTTTTTACGAAGCATTGATCGCGGCCGAAACGGTGCCGTTAAAAGAATTTGAAAAAGAAATTTTCTTTGAAGGCTGTATGCCGATTGAAGTTATGGCCAGCCGGGGCAAGAAAACCATGCTGTTTGGCCCGATGAAGCCGGTCGGACTGGAAGATCCACGTACAGGAAAGCGCCCATACGCAGTAGTGCAGCTTCGCCAGGATAACGCAGCCGGAACACTTTACAACATTGTTGGTTTTCAAACCCACTTGAAATGGGGGCCGCAAAAAGAAGTGCTTCAGCTTATTCCGGGACTTCAAAATGTTGAAATTGTTCGTTACGGAGTAATGCACCGCAATACGTTTATTAATTCACCAAAAGCGCTGCTGCCAACTTATCAGCTAAAAAGCCGTCCAACACTTTTCTTTGCCGGACAAATGACTGGCGTAGAAGGATATGTAGAGTCAGCGGCAAGCGGCTTAATGGCAGGAATTAATGCTGCAAGGCTGGCACTTGGACAGGATCCGGTAACCGCACCGCAGGAAACAGCTATTGGCGGCATGGCACACTATATTACGCATACATCCCCGGATAATTTTCAGCCGATGAAT
- the topA gene encoding type I DNA topoisomerase has product MSDYLVIVESPAKAKTIERYLGKKYKVRASMGHVRDLPKSQMGVDIEHNYDPKYITIRGKGPVLKELKTAAKRAKKIYLAADPDREGEAIAWHLAHSLNIDTASDCRVVFNEITKDAIKESFKHPRPINMDLVDAQQARRILDRLVGYNISPLLWKKVKKGLSAGRVQSVALRLVIDRENEIKIFVPEEYWTIEAEFTKGTDTFNASFYGLNGKKEKLSSEADVKKVLAAIEGNQFSIQTVTKKERRRNPAAAFTTSSLQQEAARKLNFRAKKTMMLAQQLYEGIDLGKEGTVGLITYMRTDSTRVSEVAQSESLEYITAHYGKEYVKEQGQKSESKKKGAQDAHEAIRPTSTMREPSALKDFLSRDQHRLYKLIWERFIASQMAAAVMDTVSTDIVNGDVMFRATGSKVKFPGFMKVYVEGTDDTKEEKENFLPNLEKGDTVQSKEIDPKQHFTQPPPRYTEARLVKTLEELGIGRPSTYAPTLDTIQKRGYVALDNKRFVPTELGTIVHELMAEFFADIIDVEFTVKMERDLDNVEEGIKKWAAVIDEFYKGFEGHLEKAEKEMEQVEIKDEPAGEDCEKCGHEMVFKMGRFGKFMACSNFPDCRNTKAIVKEIGVKCPKCAEGNIIERKSKKRRIFYGCDQFPGCDFLSWDKPIERPCPKCGKLLVEKKLKKGVQIQCTECDYKEQPQS; this is encoded by the coding sequence ATGTCAGATTATTTAGTAATAGTAGAGTCCCCGGCGAAAGCGAAGACAATTGAACGCTATCTCGGGAAAAAATACAAGGTGCGCGCATCCATGGGGCATGTTCGGGATTTGCCGAAAAGCCAAATGGGCGTAGACATAGAACATAATTATGATCCAAAATACATTACGATCCGCGGCAAAGGCCCGGTTTTAAAAGAACTAAAAACAGCTGCCAAAAGAGCGAAAAAAATCTACCTCGCGGCTGACCCGGATCGCGAAGGAGAAGCGATTGCCTGGCATTTGGCGCATTCACTAAACATTGATACTGCCTCTGACTGCCGGGTCGTATTTAACGAGATTACCAAAGACGCGATCAAGGAATCTTTTAAGCACCCGCGGCCAATTAATATGGATTTGGTGGATGCCCAGCAGGCACGGCGGATTCTTGACCGGCTTGTCGGCTATAATATCAGTCCGTTATTGTGGAAAAAAGTAAAAAAGGGCCTGAGTGCTGGACGTGTTCAATCAGTGGCTCTTCGCCTTGTGATTGATCGTGAAAATGAAATTAAAATATTTGTACCAGAAGAATATTGGACCATTGAAGCAGAATTTACAAAAGGAACGGATACATTCAATGCTTCTTTTTACGGGTTAAATGGCAAAAAAGAAAAGCTTTCATCAGAAGCCGATGTAAAAAAAGTGCTGGCTGCGATTGAAGGGAATCAGTTTTCGATTCAAACCGTTACAAAAAAAGAACGCCGGCGTAATCCAGCTGCTGCGTTTACCACTTCTTCGCTGCAGCAGGAAGCGGCACGCAAATTAAATTTTCGAGCGAAAAAAACAATGATGCTCGCCCAGCAATTGTATGAAGGAATCGACCTTGGCAAGGAAGGCACGGTGGGTTTGATCACGTATATGAGAACGGATTCAACACGCGTCTCGGAAGTAGCGCAGTCGGAAAGCCTGGAGTACATCACTGCTCATTATGGAAAAGAATATGTGAAAGAGCAGGGGCAAAAAAGCGAATCAAAGAAAAAAGGTGCCCAGGATGCCCATGAAGCGATTCGTCCGACCAGCACGATGCGTGAGCCGTCCGCACTGAAAGATTTTCTTTCGCGGGATCAGCATCGCCTTTATAAGCTCATATGGGAGAGATTTATCGCGAGTCAAATGGCCGCAGCTGTAATGGATACCGTCAGCACAGATATTGTAAACGGTGATGTGATGTTCCGGGCAACGGGGTCAAAAGTAAAGTTTCCTGGCTTTATGAAAGTATATGTAGAAGGTACGGATGACACAAAAGAAGAAAAAGAAAACTTTCTGCCAAATCTCGAAAAAGGGGATACGGTGCAATCAAAGGAAATTGATCCAAAGCAGCACTTTACTCAGCCGCCGCCCCGTTATACAGAAGCCCGTCTTGTTAAAACGCTGGAAGAGCTCGGCATTGGGCGTCCGTCCACGTATGCACCTACTCTTGACACGATTCAAAAACGCGGATACGTGGCACTGGATAATAAGCGTTTTGTTCCGACAGAACTGGGAACGATCGTCCACGAATTGATGGCCGAGTTTTTTGCGGATATTATCGATGTGGAATTTACGGTGAAAATGGAACGTGACCTTGATAATGTAGAAGAAGGCATTAAAAAATGGGCAGCCGTTATTGATGAGTTCTACAAGGGCTTTGAAGGCCATCTGGAAAAAGCAGAAAAAGAAATGGAACAGGTTGAAATAAAGGATGAGCCTGCTGGTGAGGATTGTGAAAAATGCGGCCATGAAATGGTCTTTAAAATGGGCCGCTTCGGGAAGTTTATGGCATGCAGTAACTTCCCGGACTGCCGAAATACAAAAGCCATTGTAAAAGAAATCGGTGTGAAATGCCCTAAGTGTGCAGAAGGTAATATAATAGAAAGAAAAAGTAAAAAACGGCGTATTTTTTATGGCTGTGACCAATTCCCTGGATGCGATTTTCTATCGTGGGATAAGCCAATTGAGCGCCCATGTCCGAAATGCGGAAAACTGCTCGTTGAGAAAAAGCTGAAAAAAGGCGTGCAGATTCAATGCACAGAATGTGATTATAAGGAACAGCCGCAGTCTTAA
- the dprA gene encoding DNA-processing protein DprA — MHHTTKHLLKLQYCPGISWKDQYVLLKNDPYLSHLPRMTAAEFAAATNRSIGQAETILSGFHSLSYHHLYSSLLESSTTFIPIFDPQYPEPLKMLPQPPWGLFAMGETALMSSRNMLAVVGARDGNEYGKQVLQMLVPALVKRNIAIVSGLAKGIDAFSHEAALRAGGKTIAVIAGGFSHFYPKENKPLAHRISRQGLILSEYAPNRKPEKWQFPARNRIISGLSKGVLVVQAAKKSGSLITASFALEQGIDVFAVPGPITHPLSEGVHALIADGAKIVHGADDILSEWRQE, encoded by the coding sequence TTGCACCATACAACTAAGCATCTTTTAAAACTGCAGTACTGTCCAGGTATCAGCTGGAAAGACCAATATGTATTATTAAAAAATGATCCTTATTTAAGCCATCTTCCCCGCATGACAGCCGCAGAATTTGCTGCCGCCACAAACCGTTCGATTGGACAAGCAGAAACCATTTTAAGCGGGTTTCATTCTCTTTCCTATCATCATCTTTATTCTTCTTTATTGGAGTCCTCTACAACCTTTATTCCCATTTTTGACCCGCAATATCCTGAACCATTAAAAATGCTCCCACAGCCTCCATGGGGCTTATTTGCTATGGGAGAAACGGCCCTTATGAGCAGCCGGAATATGCTTGCTGTTGTGGGGGCCCGTGATGGAAATGAATACGGAAAACAAGTACTGCAAATGCTGGTCCCTGCTTTAGTCAAAAGAAATATTGCAATCGTCAGCGGGCTTGCTAAAGGAATCGACGCTTTTTCACATGAAGCTGCCCTTCGGGCAGGCGGCAAAACGATTGCGGTTATTGCGGGCGGATTTAGTCATTTCTACCCAAAAGAAAACAAACCATTAGCACATCGCATTTCCAGGCAAGGTCTTATTTTGTCTGAATACGCACCGAACCGAAAGCCGGAGAAATGGCAATTTCCAGCTCGAAATCGGATCATCAGTGGATTATCAAAGGGTGTGTTAGTCGTACAAGCAGCTAAAAAAAGCGGTTCACTTATCACTGCTTCTTTTGCACTTGAACAAGGCATTGACGTATTTGCAGTACCAGGACCAATTACTCATCCGCTTTCGGAAGGTGTGCATGCTCTAATTGCGGATGGAGCCAAAATTGTTCATGGTGCTGACGATATTTTATCGGAATGGAGGCAGGAATAA
- the sucD gene encoding succinate--CoA ligase subunit alpha, translated as MSVFINKDTKVIVQGITGSTALFHTKQMLEYGTKIVGGVTPGKGGTEVEGVPVFNTLQEAVQATGANASVIYVPAPFAADAILEAVDANLDLAICITEHIPVLDMVKVKRYMQGKKTRLVGPNCPGVITPDECKIGIMPGYIHTKGHVGVVSRSGTLTYEAVHQLTQAGIGQSTAVGIGGDPVNGTDFIDVLKAFNEDPETKAVIMIGEIGGTAEEEAAEWVKANMTKPVVGFIGGRTAPPGKRMGHAGAIISGGKGTADEKIRVMNECGIQVAETPSVMGETLIKVLEQQGLLEECKTH; from the coding sequence ATGAGTGTATTCATTAATAAAGATACAAAGGTAATTGTTCAGGGCATCACGGGCTCTACTGCCCTTTTCCATACAAAACAAATGCTTGAATATGGAACGAAAATTGTTGGCGGTGTTACTCCTGGTAAGGGCGGCACTGAAGTAGAAGGCGTACCGGTATTTAATACGCTTCAAGAAGCCGTGCAGGCAACAGGTGCCAACGCGTCTGTTATTTACGTACCGGCTCCATTCGCAGCAGATGCGATTTTGGAAGCGGTTGACGCAAATCTTGACCTTGCTATTTGTATTACAGAACATATCCCAGTACTCGACATGGTAAAAGTAAAACGTTATATGCAAGGTAAGAAAACGCGCCTTGTTGGGCCAAACTGCCCAGGTGTTATCACACCGGATGAGTGCAAAATCGGTATCATGCCAGGGTATATCCATACAAAAGGCCATGTTGGTGTTGTATCACGCTCCGGCACACTTACGTACGAAGCTGTACACCAGTTAACACAAGCAGGAATCGGCCAGTCTACAGCTGTTGGTATCGGCGGTGACCCGGTGAACGGAACAGACTTTATTGATGTCTTAAAAGCATTCAATGAAGATCCGGAAACAAAAGCCGTTATCATGATTGGTGAAATCGGCGGTACAGCAGAAGAAGAAGCAGCCGAGTGGGTAAAAGCCAACATGACGAAACCAGTTGTCGGCTTTATCGGCGGACGTACAGCGCCTCCAGGAAAGCGTATGGGCCATGCTGGTGCGATTATTTCAGGTGGTAAAGGAACAGCTGACGAAAAAATCCGTGTTATGAACGAATGCGGCATTCAAGTAGCGGAAACTCCGTCTGTTATGGGTGAAACATTAATTAAAGTTCTTGAGCAGCAAGGACTTTTAGAAGAATGCAAAACACATTAA
- the sucC gene encoding ADP-forming succinate--CoA ligase subunit beta: MNIHEYQGKEVLRSYGVAVPNGKVAFSVEEAVEAAKELGTAVNVVKAQIHAGGRGKAGGVKVAKNLDEVRTYAQEILGKVLVTHQTGPEGKEVKRLLIEEGCDIQKEYYIGLVLDRATSQVVLMASEEGGTEIEEVAEATPEKIFKEYIDPVTGLSAYQARRIAFNINIPKELVGQAVKFMMSLYTAFVEKDCSIAEINPLVVTGDGKVMALDAKLNFDSNALYRHKDILEYRDLEEEDAKEIEASKYDLSYIALDGNIGCMVNGAGLAMATMDIIKHYGGDPANFLDVGGGATAEKVTEAFKIILSDENVKGIFVNIFGGIMKCDVIATGVVEAAKQVSLSVPLVVRLEGTNVDAGKAILNESGLDIVSADSMADGAQKIVSLVK, translated from the coding sequence ATGAATATTCATGAGTATCAAGGGAAAGAAGTTCTCAGAAGCTACGGCGTTGCCGTGCCGAATGGGAAAGTTGCGTTTTCCGTTGAAGAAGCGGTTGAAGCAGCAAAAGAACTTGGCACAGCAGTAAACGTTGTCAAAGCACAGATTCATGCGGGCGGCCGCGGAAAAGCGGGCGGCGTTAAAGTCGCAAAGAATCTCGATGAAGTACGTACATATGCACAAGAAATCCTCGGTAAAGTGTTAGTCACGCACCAGACAGGTCCTGAAGGCAAAGAAGTAAAGCGCCTTCTTATTGAAGAAGGATGCGACATTCAAAAAGAATACTATATCGGCTTAGTGCTGGACCGCGCAACGTCTCAAGTTGTTTTAATGGCATCTGAAGAAGGCGGAACAGAGATTGAAGAAGTAGCCGAAGCAACACCAGAAAAAATCTTTAAAGAGTATATTGACCCAGTAACTGGCCTTAGCGCATACCAGGCCCGCCGTATTGCGTTCAATATCAATATTCCGAAAGAACTTGTTGGACAAGCTGTTAAATTTATGATGAGCCTTTACACTGCGTTTGTAGAAAAAGACTGCTCTATTGCTGAAATTAACCCGCTTGTTGTAACAGGTGATGGAAAAGTAATGGCGCTGGATGCAAAATTGAATTTTGATTCAAATGCTCTATACCGTCATAAAGACATTTTAGAATATCGTGATCTTGAAGAAGAAGATGCAAAAGAAATCGAAGCATCAAAATATGACCTCAGCTACATTGCCCTTGATGGAAATATCGGCTGCATGGTAAACGGTGCAGGTCTTGCCATGGCAACGATGGATATTATCAAGCATTATGGCGGCGATCCGGCTAACTTCCTTGATGTTGGGGGCGGCGCAACAGCTGAAAAAGTAACAGAAGCATTTAAAATTATTTTGTCTGATGAAAATGTAAAGGGTATTTTCGTTAACATTTTCGGCGGCATTATGAAATGTGACGTTATTGCAACAGGTGTGGTAGAAGCTGCGAAGCAGGTAAGCCTGTCCGTACCACTTGTTGTGCGTTTAGAAGGTACGAATGTAGATGCCGGTAAAGCAATCTTGAACGAGTCAGGTCTTGACATCGTTTCAGCAGATTCTATGGCAGATGGCGCGCAAAAGATCGTTAGTCTCGTAAAATAA
- a CDS encoding EscU/YscU/HrcU family type III secretion system export apparatus switch protein: MNQPNRRQAAALSYNPDSVGAPVVKAKGKGLIADQIIASAKENNIPIQEDPGLVELLGQLEINEAIPEDLYQAVAEVFAFVYRLDQSLDK, encoded by the coding sequence ATGAACCAGCCAAACCGGAGGCAGGCCGCCGCTCTTTCTTATAATCCAGACTCAGTGGGAGCACCAGTTGTAAAAGCAAAAGGGAAAGGACTCATCGCTGATCAAATTATTGCCTCTGCAAAAGAAAATAATATTCCGATACAAGAAGATCCAGGGCTTGTTGAGCTGCTGGGACAACTCGAAATAAATGAAGCGATTCCAGAAGATTTATATCAAGCGGTAGCCGAAGTATTCGCATTTGTATACCGTCTTGATCAGTCCCTTGATAAATAA